The Candidatus Polarisedimenticolia bacterium genome contains a region encoding:
- a CDS encoding dihydroorotate dehydrogenase-like protein codes for LVLRSLYEEDIKGEQMDDFFNIESHGDSFAEATTYNPEQETALGPDEYLEHLRRVKQAVRIPVIASLNGSTAGGWTSMARLIEQAGADALELNLYHAASDPTLSGAEVERQMLDIVREVKQQVRIPVAVKLTPLFTAFAHFAHQLDDAGADGLVMFNRFHRVDIDVLELEVVRALGLSQSSHLQRRLRGLAALSGRVRASLAVTGGVHTALDVIKATMAGAHVTQMVSALMRHGPSHLRAVHRQVGEWMEENEWGSLDEMRGNMSFQKIPDPAAYERAHFIKVFR; via the coding sequence CTGGTCCTGCGCTCCCTGTACGAGGAGGACATCAAGGGCGAGCAGATGGACGACTTCTTCAACATCGAGAGCCACGGCGATTCTTTCGCCGAAGCTACTACCTACAATCCGGAGCAGGAGACGGCTCTCGGGCCCGACGAGTATCTGGAGCACCTGCGGCGCGTGAAACAGGCGGTGCGCATCCCGGTCATCGCCTCGCTCAACGGCTCGACCGCCGGAGGCTGGACCTCGATGGCCCGGCTGATCGAGCAGGCGGGGGCCGACGCGCTGGAGCTGAACCTCTACCACGCCGCCAGCGATCCCACCCTGAGCGGCGCCGAGGTGGAGCGGCAGATGCTCGACATCGTGCGGGAGGTCAAGCAGCAGGTGCGCATCCCGGTCGCCGTCAAGCTGACGCCGCTGTTCACGGCGTTCGCGCATTTCGCCCACCAGCTCGATGATGCGGGAGCCGATGGCCTGGTGATGTTCAACCGCTTCCATCGGGTCGACATCGATGTTCTCGAGCTGGAAGTGGTGCGCGCCCTGGGGCTGTCCCAATCCTCCCATCTGCAGCGCCGCCTGCGCGGCCTCGCGGCCCTGTCGGGACGCGTGCGCGCCTCCCTTGCCGTGACCGGAGGCGTGCACACGGCGCTCGATGTGATCAAGGCGACGATGGCAGGCGCGCACGTCACGCAGATGGTCTCTGCGCTGATGCGCCACGGCCCCTCGCACCTGCGGGCGGTGCACCGTCAGGTCGGGGAATGGATGGAAGAGAACGAGTGGGGCTCGCTCGACGAGATGCGCGGCAACATGAGCTTCCAGAAGATCCCCGACCCCGCCGCCTACGAGCGCGCCCACTTCAT